One Rhinoraja longicauda isolate Sanriku21f chromosome 18, sRhiLon1.1, whole genome shotgun sequence DNA segment encodes these proteins:
- the c18h11orf96 gene encoding uncharacterized protein C11orf96 homolog, which translates to MAASKQGEVVGICTSYQAVMPNYAGITEEFPQSLRRQLQKAKLKQRRPREARFKTQPVTFDEIQEVEEEGVSALEEEKAKKSFLQSLECLRRSAQNSRAQKATLSDSKLRYSLDSSDSDSAH; encoded by the coding sequence ATGGCAGCAAGCAAGCAGGGCGAGGTGGTGGGGATCTGCACCAGTTACCAAGCGGTGATGCCCAACTACGCCGGAATAACGGAGGAGTTCCCGCAGTCGCTCCGGCGCCAGCTGCAAAAGGCCAAGCTGAAGCAGAGGAGACCCCGGGAGGCCAGGTTCAAAACTCAGCCCGTCACCTTCGATGAGATCCAAGAGGTGGAAGAGGAAGGGGTCTCGGCGCTGGAGGAGGAGAAAGCCAAGAAATCGTTCCTACAGTCGCTCGAATGTCTCCGGAGGAGCGCCCAGAACTCCCGCGCCCAGAAGGCAACTTTAAGCGACTCAAAGCTGAGATATAGTCTGGACTCGAGCGATTCGGACTCGGCACATTGA